The Osmerus eperlanus chromosome 22, fOsmEpe2.1, whole genome shotgun sequence genome window below encodes:
- the smurf2 gene encoding LOW QUALITY PROTEIN: E3 ubiquitin-protein ligase SMURF2 (The sequence of the model RefSeq protein was modified relative to this genomic sequence to represent the inferred CDS: deleted 1 base in 1 codon; substituted 1 base at 1 genomic stop codon) — translation MSNQGVRRNGPVKLRLTVLCAKNLSKKDFFRLPDPFAKVVVDGSGQCHSTDTVRNTLDPKWNQHYDLYIGKSDSITISVWNHKKIHKKQGAGFLGCVRLLSNAINRLKDTGYQRLDLNKLGPNDNDTVRGQIVVSLQSRDRIGTGGPVVDCSRLFDNDLPDGWEERRTASGRIQYLNHITRTTQWERPTRPASEYSSPGRPLSCVVDENTPIMTPNGAASGLPSDPRVQERRVRSQRHRNYMSRTHLHTPPDLPEGYEQRTTQQGQVYFLHTQTGVSTWHDPRVPRDLSNVNCEELGPLPPGWEIRNTATGRVYFVDHNNRTTQFTDPRLSANLHLVLNPSPNGSRVAMESQNTNLRXPPSPHRRGGGGAPPQALSPAQLPEDAECLTVPKYKRDLVQKLKILRQELSQQQPQAGHCRIEVCREEIFEESYRQVMKMRPKDLWKRLMVKFRGEEGLDYGGVAREWLYLLSHEMLNPYYGLFQYSRDDIYTLQINPDSAVNPEHLSYFHFVGRIMGMAVFHGHYIDGGFTLPFYKQLLGKPITLDDMESVDPDLHNSLVWILDNDITGVLDHTFCVEHNAYGEIIQHELKPNGKSVPVTEDTKKEYVRLYVNWRFLHGIEAQFLALQKGFNEVIPQHLLKAFDEKELELIVCGLGKIDIGDWKSNTRLKHCTPDSNIVKWFWKAVESYDEERRARLLQFVTGSSRVPLQGFKALQGAAGPRLFTIHQIDANTNNLPKAHTCFNRIDIPPYENYDKLYDKLLTAIEETCGFAVE, via the exons gtACATTGGGAAGTCTGACTCCATCACCATCAGTGTTTGGAACCACAAGAAGATCCACAAGAAGCAGGGAGCTGGCTTCCTGGGCTGTGTCCGCCTGCTCTCCAACGCCATCAACCGCCTCAAAGACACTGGCT ATCAGAGACTGGACCTCAATAAGCTGGGGCCCAACGACAACGACACTGTGAGAGGCCAGATAGTCG TGAGCCTCCAGTCCAGGGACCGCATCGGGACCGGGGGCCCCGTGGTGGACTGCAGCCGCCTGTTTGACAACGACCTGCCTGATGG ctgggaggagagaaggacggCGTCCGGACGGATCCAGTACCTGAACCACATCACACGCACCACGCAATGGGAGAGGCCGACCAG GCCGGCGTCGGAGTACTCCAGCCCCGGGCGGCCCCTCAGCTGCGTGGTGGACGAGAACACGCCCATCATGACCCCCAACGGGGCGGCCAGCGGGCTGCCCAGCGACCCCCGGGTCCAGGAGAGGCGCGTGCGCTCCCAGCGCCACCGCAACTACATGAGCCGCACGCACCTGCACACCCCGCCGGACCTGCCCGAGGGTTACG AGCAGAGAACCACGCAGCAGGGCCAGGTCTACTTCCTCCACACCCAGACCGGGGTCAGCACCTGGCACGACCCCCGGGTGCCCAG GGACCTGAGCAACGTCAACTGTGAGGAGCTGGGCCCGCTGCCGCCCGGCTGGGAGATCCGCAACACGGCCACGGGCCGGGTCTACTTTGTGGACCACAACAACCGAACCACGCAGTTCACCGACCCGCGTCTCTCCGCCAACCTCCACCTGGTGCTCAA CCCCAGTCCTAACGGTTCCCGCGTGGCTATGGAGAGCCAGAACACTAACCTCAGGTAACCCCCAtccccacac cgaagggggggggggggggc NCCCCCGCAGGCCctgtccccagcccagctcccggAGGACGCCGAGTGTCTGACGGTGCCCAAGTACAAGAGGGACCTGGTGCAGAAGCTGAAGATCCTGCGCCAGGAGCTGTCGCAGCAGCAGCCGCAGGCGGGCCACTGCCGCATCGAGGTCTGCAGGGAGGAGATCTTCGAG GAGTCGTACCGCCAGGTGATGAAGATGCGGCCCAAGGACCTGTGGAAGAGACTGATGGTCAAGTtccgaggggaggaggggctggactATGGAGGCGTGGCCAG ggaGTGGTTGTACCTG TTGTCCCACGAGATGCTGAACCCGTACTACGGCTTGTTCCAGTACTCCAGAGACGACATCTACACCCTGCAGATCAACCCCGACTCTGCCGTCAACCCG gagcacCTGTCCTACTTCCACTTTGTGGGGCGGATCATGGGCATGGCGGTGTTCCACGGCCACTACATCGACGGGGGCTTCACCCTGCCCTTCTACAAGCAGCTGCTGGGCAAGCCCATCACCCTGGACGACATGGAGTCTGTGGACCCCGACCTGCACAACAGCCTGGTCTGGATCCT GGACAATGACATCACGGGTGTTCTGGACCACACCTTCTGTGTGGAGCACAACGCCTATGGAGAGATCATCCAGCACGAGCTCAAACCCAACGGCAAGAGTGTCCCCGTCACCGAGGACACCAAGAAGGAGTATGTCAG gctgtATGTGAACTGGAGGTTCCTCCATGGCATAGAGGCTCAGTTCCTGGCCCTGCAGAAGGGCTTCAACGAGGTCATCCCCCAGCACCTGCTCAAGGCCTTCGacgagaaggagctggag ttgaTCGTGTGCGGCCTGGGCAAGATCGACATCGGCGACTGGAAGTCCAACACGCGGCTGAAGCACTGCACGCCCGACAGCAACATCGTCAAGTGGTTCTGGAAGGCGGTGGAGTCGTACGACGAGGAGCGCCGCGCCCGCCTGCTGCAGTTCGTCACCGGCTCCTCCAGGGTCCCGCTGCAAGGCTTCAAGGCTCTGCAGG GTGCTGCAGGACCCAGGCTCTTCACCATCCATCAGATCGATGCCAACACCAACAATCTGCCCAAAGCCCACACCTG CTTTAACCGGATCGACATTCCGCCCTACGAGAACTATGACAAGCTGTACGACaagctgctgacagccatcgAGGAGACTTGCGGCTTCGCCGTGGAATGA